In Streptosporangiales bacterium, one genomic interval encodes:
- a CDS encoding DUF3000 family protein, protein MTVFGDTDGTPVEFRRAITSLRAASLRPEIQLDETPAPRRLAPYAVAMSADVVVAGDEELATGRFVLLHDPDAPDAWDGTFRVVSLVQADIEPEAAADPLLPAVGWSWLIDALDAWQAPYGNASGTVTRLAEESFGLDRPPTAKVEIRVSWTPHDTELGHHLSAWADLLCQAGGLPPVPPDVAILPGRSR, encoded by the coding sequence ATGACCGTGTTCGGGGACACGGACGGGACTCCCGTGGAGTTCCGCCGCGCCATCACCAGCCTGCGGGCGGCGTCGTTGCGTCCGGAGATCCAGCTGGACGAGACACCGGCGCCACGCCGGCTCGCTCCCTACGCGGTCGCCATGTCGGCCGACGTGGTCGTCGCCGGCGACGAGGAGCTCGCGACCGGACGGTTCGTGCTCCTCCACGACCCGGACGCCCCCGACGCCTGGGACGGCACGTTCCGGGTGGTCTCCCTCGTCCAGGCCGATATCGAGCCAGAGGCCGCCGCCGACCCACTCCTGCCCGCGGTCGGCTGGAGCTGGCTCATCGACGCGCTCGACGCGTGGCAGGCGCCCTACGGCAACGCCAGCGGCACCGTCACGAGGCTGGCCGAGGAGTCCTTCGGTCTCGACCGCCCGCCGACCGCCAAGGTCGAGATCCGGGTGTCCTGGACCCCGCACGACACCGAGCTCGGTCACCACCTCAGCGCGTGGGCCGACCTGCTCTGCCAGGCCGGCGGGCTGCCGCCGGTGCCGCCCGACGTCGCGATCCTGCCCGGCCGCTCCCGCTGA
- the hemE gene encoding uroporphyrinogen decarboxylase, which translates to MTAVTDQLADAPFLRVCRGEPVPYTPVWFMRQAGRALPEYRRAREGVPMLEACRRPELVAELTLQPVRRYGVDAAVLFSDIVVPLHAAGVDVDLRPGVGPVVDTPVRSAADVAALPELDPSAVSFVGEAVGLLVERLGATPLLGFAGAPFTLASYLVEGGPSRHFERTRALMYGDPDTWHALLDRIAGITSAFLDAQVRAGASAVQLFDSWAGVLAQEDYRTFVLPHTRAVFAALPAELPKVHFGVGTGELLGDLADAGAGVVGVDWRVRLDDAAARVGPGVVLQGNLDPAACLGPWELVADRARDVLRYGGTADGHVFNLGHGVMPSTDPDILTRLVDLVHTESATTG; encoded by the coding sequence ATCACGGCGGTGACCGATCAACTCGCCGACGCCCCCTTCCTGCGCGTGTGCCGGGGCGAGCCCGTCCCGTACACCCCCGTGTGGTTCATGCGCCAGGCCGGCCGCGCGCTGCCCGAGTACCGGCGGGCCAGGGAGGGCGTGCCGATGCTCGAGGCCTGCCGCCGGCCCGAGCTGGTGGCCGAGCTGACGCTCCAGCCGGTGCGCAGGTACGGCGTCGACGCGGCGGTCCTGTTCAGCGACATCGTCGTGCCGCTCCACGCGGCGGGCGTCGACGTCGACCTGCGTCCCGGCGTCGGTCCCGTCGTCGACACCCCGGTGCGGTCGGCCGCCGACGTCGCGGCGCTGCCCGAGCTCGACCCGTCCGCGGTCTCGTTCGTCGGCGAGGCCGTCGGGCTGCTCGTCGAGCGGCTCGGCGCCACGCCGCTGCTGGGGTTCGCTGGCGCGCCGTTCACGCTCGCGTCGTACCTCGTGGAGGGCGGTCCTTCGCGGCACTTCGAGCGGACCCGGGCGCTGATGTACGGCGACCCCGACACCTGGCACGCGCTGCTCGACCGGATCGCGGGGATCACCAGCGCGTTCCTCGACGCGCAGGTCCGCGCCGGGGCGTCCGCCGTCCAGCTGTTCGACTCCTGGGCCGGCGTCCTCGCGCAGGAGGACTACCGCACGTTCGTACTGCCGCACACGCGTGCCGTCTTCGCGGCCCTGCCCGCTGAGCTGCCGAAGGTCCACTTCGGGGTCGGCACCGGCGAGCTGCTCGGTGACCTGGCCGATGCCGGGGCCGGGGTGGTCGGCGTCGACTGGCGCGTACGGCTCGACGACGCGGCCGCGCGGGTCGGCCCCGGTGTCGTGCTGCAGGGCAACCTCGACCCGGCCGCGTGCCTCGGCCCCTGGGAGCTCGTCGCCGACCGGGCACGTGACGTGCTGAGGTACGGCGGCACCGCCGACGGCCACGTGTTCAACCTCGGCCACGGCGTCATGCCGTCGACCGACCCCGACATCCTCACCCGGCTGGTCGACCTGGTGCACACGGAGTCGGCAACGACGGGGTAG
- the hemG gene encoding protoporphyrinogen oxidase, translating to MSSGPDPSGRRHVVVVGGGVAGLTAAWELTRRDENVRVTLLEASPRVGGKLQVSEVAGVPVDEGAEAMLARRPEGVELVCALGLGDELVEPGTTRAAIWTDTLRPMPTGHVMGVPADLDALASSGLLAPAEVDRVREDERLPATPVIEDVSVGRYVGERMGRAIVDRLVEPLLGGVYAGRADVLSLHATVPQLVPYLRDNGSLVAAARAVTAGAPRTSAPVFASLRGGLGRLPTALASRCGAEIRTSATVRELRLLQGGWSLTVGSPRSPEQVTADAVVLALPARPASRLLAVESPYAAADLAMIEYASTALVTLAFPAGAFPEPPVGSGFLVPASRGRLTKAATFVTTKWPYLAGAGIVVVRCSVGRHGEERSLQVDDDTLAAAVSAELAEAVGVTGPPIETRVTRWGGALPQYAVGHLDLVSRITAAVDRLPGLAVCGAAYQGVGIPACVASARQAVDRVSAALADT from the coding sequence ATGTCCAGTGGTCCCGACCCGTCAGGTCGTCGGCACGTCGTGGTCGTCGGCGGGGGAGTCGCGGGGCTCACCGCGGCGTGGGAGCTGACCCGCCGCGACGAGAACGTCCGGGTCACCCTCCTCGAGGCCTCGCCCAGGGTCGGCGGCAAGCTCCAGGTGTCCGAGGTCGCCGGCGTGCCCGTCGACGAGGGTGCCGAGGCGATGCTCGCCCGGCGTCCTGAGGGCGTCGAGCTCGTCTGCGCGCTGGGTCTCGGCGACGAGCTCGTGGAGCCCGGGACCACGAGAGCCGCGATCTGGACGGACACGCTGCGACCGATGCCCACGGGGCACGTCATGGGCGTCCCCGCCGACCTCGACGCGCTGGCGTCGTCGGGCCTCCTCGCGCCCGCGGAGGTCGACCGGGTACGCGAGGACGAACGCCTGCCGGCGACTCCGGTGATCGAGGACGTGTCCGTCGGCCGGTATGTCGGGGAGCGGATGGGTCGCGCGATCGTGGACCGTCTCGTCGAGCCGCTGCTCGGCGGCGTGTACGCGGGCCGCGCCGACGTGCTCTCGCTGCACGCCACCGTCCCGCAGCTCGTGCCGTACCTGCGTGACAACGGCTCGCTGGTCGCGGCCGCACGTGCGGTGACCGCGGGTGCACCACGGACGTCCGCACCGGTGTTCGCGAGCCTGCGGGGCGGGCTCGGCCGGTTGCCCACGGCGCTCGCGTCGCGGTGCGGCGCGGAGATCAGGACGTCCGCGACCGTCAGGGAGCTGCGCCTGCTGCAGGGCGGCTGGTCGCTCACGGTCGGGTCGCCCAGGTCGCCGGAGCAGGTGACCGCGGACGCCGTCGTGCTCGCGCTGCCGGCGCGTCCCGCATCGCGGCTGCTCGCAGTCGAGAGTCCGTACGCGGCGGCGGATCTCGCGATGATCGAGTACGCGAGCACGGCGCTGGTGACCCTCGCCTTCCCCGCGGGAGCGTTCCCCGAACCGCCTGTGGGCAGCGGATTCCTCGTCCCCGCGTCGCGGGGCCGGCTGACGAAGGCCGCGACGTTCGTCACGACGAAGTGGCCGTACCTCGCCGGCGCCGGCATCGTCGTCGTCCGGTGCTCGGTCGGTCGCCACGGCGAGGAACGTTCGCTGCAGGTCGACGACGACACGCTGGCTGCCGCGGTCTCCGCCGAGCTCGCCGAGGCGGTGGGCGTCACCGGCCCGCCGATCGAGACCCGGGTGACGCGATGGGGCGGGGCCCTGCCGCAGTACGCCGTCGGGCACCTCGACCTGGTGTCGCGCATCACCGCCGCCGTCGACCGACTCCCCGGTCTCGCGGTGTGCGGCGCGGCGTACCAGGGTGTCGGCATCCCCGCGTGCGTGGCGAGCGCGCGGCAGGCGGTCGACCGGGTGTCGGCCGCTCTGGCCGACACGTGA
- a CDS encoding type 1 glutamine amidotransferase: MSPTGHRSRRRAGKRSHRCRERPRMLGLVANVLVIEHEQGAGLCSFEPWFRSAGLEPDVVRPYAGDEVPSAPAHDALVVLGGRMGANDDAEFPWLAGAKRLLRSYVERSAPCLGICLGHQLLAVAAGGEVRRSPAGTQIGLREVGLLPAAAGDELLGGFAAGVRSVHWNADVVTRLPEGAEPLARSADGYPQAYRLGRAAWGVQFHPEVDVGGFAGWAAGEGAAQSRRGIDVPAAVSAVRAADDELAHTWRRLAVRFARLAATVTRY, translated from the coding sequence ATGTCGCCGACCGGTCACCGGTCCCGCAGACGCGCCGGAAAGCGGTCGCACAGGTGTCGCGAACGGCCTCGTATGCTCGGCCTGGTGGCGAATGTCCTGGTGATCGAACACGAACAGGGGGCCGGGCTGTGCTCGTTCGAGCCGTGGTTCCGCTCCGCCGGCCTCGAACCCGACGTCGTCCGCCCGTACGCCGGTGACGAGGTCCCGTCCGCCCCCGCGCACGACGCACTCGTCGTCCTCGGTGGCCGGATGGGTGCGAACGACGACGCGGAGTTCCCGTGGCTGGCCGGCGCCAAGCGGCTGCTGCGGTCATACGTCGAACGCTCCGCGCCGTGCCTGGGGATCTGCCTGGGCCACCAGCTGCTCGCCGTCGCCGCGGGCGGCGAGGTCAGGCGGAGCCCTGCCGGCACCCAGATCGGGCTGCGTGAGGTCGGCCTGCTGCCCGCCGCCGCCGGCGACGAGCTCCTCGGCGGGTTCGCGGCGGGGGTCAGGTCGGTGCACTGGAACGCCGACGTGGTCACCCGGCTGCCCGAGGGTGCCGAGCCGCTCGCCAGGAGCGCCGACGGCTACCCGCAGGCGTACCGGCTGGGGCGTGCCGCGTGGGGGGTGCAGTTCCATCCCGAGGTCGACGTCGGCGGGTTCGCAGGATGGGCAGCCGGCGAGGGCGCTGCGCAGAGCAGGCGGGGGATCGACGTGCCGGCCGCCGTCTCGGCCGTACGGGCCGCCGACGACGAGCTGGCCCACACCTGGCGCCGGCTGGCCGTGCGGTTCGCCCGGCTGGCGGCGACCGTCACGCGGTACTGA
- a CDS encoding ribonuclease D, with product MSQAVPDHAVAPDATDAAHDTVRLLEPRDGIPTVIERPADLHAALDRFAAARGPVAFDAERASGYRYGQRAYLIQLRRPDVGTLLIDPVTLPDLGVVTETFAEDEWVIHAAIQDLSCLAGVGLTPPRLFDTELAGRLLGYPRVALGTLVEALLGYTLEKGHASADWSTRPLPREWLAYAALDVELLVELRDHLEDELEEAGKLAWAREEFAALLAAPPRTERPDAWRRTSGIHKVRDARALAIIRAMWLTREELARTRDLAPGRVLSDDLIVAAALAAPATVDELRRVPGFGNRKIAASVQAWHRPIAEGLALPDRDLPRRRQHAADEPPPTKRWGSKQPEAAARLTAVRGVVTTLAEQHNLPQENLLPPAAVRQLAWQPPSRTDHDAVAAALRAEGAREWQIDLTAADIAHALT from the coding sequence ATGTCCCAGGCGGTTCCCGACCACGCGGTGGCACCCGACGCCACCGACGCGGCGCACGACACGGTGCGCCTGTTGGAACCACGAGACGGCATCCCGACGGTCATCGAGCGCCCGGCCGACCTGCACGCGGCGCTCGACCGCTTCGCCGCGGCGCGCGGCCCGGTCGCGTTCGACGCCGAGCGCGCGTCGGGCTACCGCTACGGCCAGCGCGCCTACCTCATCCAGCTGCGGCGACCCGACGTCGGCACGCTGCTCATCGACCCCGTCACGCTGCCCGACCTCGGCGTGGTGACGGAGACCTTCGCCGAGGACGAGTGGGTGATCCACGCCGCGATCCAGGACCTCTCCTGTCTCGCGGGGGTGGGGCTCACCCCGCCGCGCCTGTTCGACACCGAGCTCGCCGGGCGCCTGCTCGGCTACCCGCGGGTCGCGCTCGGCACCCTCGTCGAGGCCTTGCTCGGCTACACCCTCGAGAAGGGCCACGCCAGCGCCGACTGGTCCACCCGGCCGCTGCCGCGGGAGTGGCTGGCGTACGCGGCGCTCGACGTCGAGCTGCTCGTCGAGCTGCGTGACCACCTCGAGGACGAGCTCGAGGAGGCCGGCAAGCTCGCCTGGGCCCGCGAGGAGTTCGCCGCCCTGCTCGCCGCGCCGCCGCGTACCGAGCGTCCCGACGCCTGGCGGCGCACGTCGGGGATCCACAAGGTCCGTGACGCGCGTGCCCTCGCGATCATCAGGGCGATGTGGCTCACCCGCGAGGAGCTCGCCCGGACGCGTGACCTGGCTCCCGGCCGGGTGCTCTCCGACGACCTCATCGTGGCCGCCGCGCTCGCCGCCCCCGCCACGGTCGACGAGCTGCGTCGCGTCCCCGGGTTCGGCAACCGCAAGATCGCGGCGTCGGTCCAGGCCTGGCACCGGCCGATCGCCGAAGGGCTCGCCCTGCCCGACCGCGACCTGCCGCGCCGCCGGCAGCACGCCGCCGACGAGCCGCCTCCCACCAAGCGCTGGGGCAGCAAGCAGCCCGAGGCCGCCGCGCGGCTCACGGCGGTGCGGGGCGTGGTCACCACCCTCGCCGAGCAGCACAACCTGCCGCAGGAGAACCTCCTGCCGCCGGCCGCCGTACGCCAGCTCGCCTGGCAGCCGCCGTCGCGCACCGACCACGACGCCGTCGCCGCCGCCCTTCGCGCCGAAGGGGCACGCGAGTGGCAGATCGACCTCACTGCCGCGGACATCGCGCACGCCCTGACCTGA
- a CDS encoding iron transporter: MLGNYLIGLREGLEASLVVSILVAYLVKTDNRAGLRPVALGIGAAVALALAFGGVLTFTASQLTFQLQEAFGGFLSLLAVGLVTWMIFWMRRTARRLKADIEGRLDRALQLGPTAIAVVAFVCVGREGLETALFLWTNILNSGSTLIPIVGAVLGLLTAVALAYLLYRRAVKINLARFFTWTGAFLIVVAAGVFAYGWHDLQEANILPGLSLLAFDVSGVISPASWYGILLKGTLNFSPTPTVLEAVMWVAYFVPTVIAFFWPSRKPRAGTSSASTGPAEPASAEH; this comes from the coding sequence GTGCTCGGCAACTACCTCATCGGGCTGCGCGAAGGGCTCGAAGCCTCGCTCGTCGTCAGCATCCTCGTCGCGTACCTGGTCAAGACCGACAACCGCGCCGGCCTGCGACCGGTCGCACTCGGCATCGGCGCCGCGGTGGCGCTCGCGCTCGCGTTCGGCGGCGTCCTCACGTTCACGGCCTCGCAGCTGACGTTCCAGCTGCAGGAGGCGTTCGGCGGGTTCCTGTCGCTCCTCGCCGTCGGGCTCGTCACCTGGATGATCTTCTGGATGCGGCGCACCGCACGCCGCCTCAAGGCCGACATCGAGGGACGGCTCGACCGGGCGCTTCAACTCGGGCCCACCGCCATCGCGGTCGTCGCGTTCGTGTGCGTCGGCCGCGAGGGTCTGGAGACGGCCCTGTTCCTCTGGACGAACATCCTCAACTCGGGCTCGACCCTGATCCCGATCGTCGGTGCGGTGCTCGGCCTGCTCACCGCGGTCGCGCTCGCGTACCTGCTCTACCGGCGCGCGGTGAAGATCAACCTGGCCAGGTTCTTCACCTGGACCGGCGCGTTCCTCATCGTGGTCGCGGCGGGCGTGTTCGCGTACGGCTGGCACGACCTGCAGGAGGCGAACATCCTGCCGGGCCTCTCCCTGCTCGCATTCGACGTCAGCGGCGTCATCTCCCCGGCAAGCTGGTACGGCATCCTGCTCAAGGGCACGCTCAACTTCTCCCCGACGCCGACGGTGCTCGAGGCCGTGATGTGGGTGGCCTACTTCGTGCCCACCGTGATCGCGTTCTTCTGGCCGAGCCGCAAGCCGCGCGCCGGCACGTCGAGCGCGTCCACCGGCCCGGCCGAGCCCGCCTCCGCCGAGCACTGA
- a CDS encoding DUF4349 domain-containing protein, which produces MTHRTAPRRRRLYSAVAITLACVAAATACSAGDAMSGPSGDRAESRAAEPADTAVPGQTQGGSSREEGGSGKDEGGASKQAPVDDQLLTYTARLEVRVKNVADKSAEADRIVTQAGGYVENQQEYGERPEARTVTSRFRVPSDEYRRVLGRLTKLGTKTSSSQQVDNVTEAVADVDARVKSANASLSRLRSQMGKAEDLTEVLAVEREISQRQAELESLQARQRVLAKQVSHATITLELVGPKHAPDPDEAGFLPGLRAGWHGLAVFVTGALTVVGAFVPFLLIVVPLGVVTYAVVRRLRRSRKPSTPVEEPADA; this is translated from the coding sequence GTGACCCATCGGACCGCGCCGCGCAGGCGGCGCCTCTACTCCGCGGTGGCGATCACGCTCGCGTGCGTGGCCGCCGCCACCGCATGCAGTGCGGGCGACGCCATGAGCGGCCCGAGCGGTGACCGGGCGGAGTCCCGTGCGGCCGAGCCTGCCGACACCGCGGTGCCCGGCCAGACGCAGGGCGGGTCGAGCAGGGAAGAGGGCGGGTCGGGCAAGGACGAGGGCGGTGCCTCGAAGCAGGCGCCGGTGGACGACCAGCTCCTCACCTACACCGCGAGGCTCGAGGTGCGGGTGAAGAACGTGGCCGACAAGAGCGCCGAGGCCGACCGGATCGTCACGCAGGCCGGCGGCTACGTGGAGAACCAGCAGGAGTACGGCGAACGGCCCGAGGCGCGCACCGTGACGAGCCGGTTCCGCGTGCCGAGCGACGAGTACCGCCGGGTGCTCGGCCGGCTCACCAAGCTCGGCACGAAGACCAGCTCGTCACAGCAGGTCGACAACGTCACCGAGGCCGTCGCCGACGTCGACGCCCGGGTGAAGTCGGCGAACGCCTCCCTCTCGCGGCTCCGCTCCCAGATGGGCAAGGCGGAGGACCTCACCGAGGTGCTCGCCGTCGAGAGGGAGATCAGTCAGCGCCAGGCCGAGCTCGAGTCGTTGCAGGCACGCCAGCGCGTCCTCGCCAAGCAGGTCAGCCACGCCACGATCACCCTCGAGCTGGTCGGACCGAAGCACGCGCCGGATCCCGACGAGGCCGGCTTCCTGCCCGGGCTGCGCGCCGGCTGGCACGGCCTGGCGGTGTTCGTGACCGGAGCGCTCACCGTCGTCGGCGCGTTCGTCCCGTTCCTGCTCATCGTCGTCCCGCTCGGGGTCGTCACGTACGCCGTCGTGCGCCGCCTCCGGCGCTCCCGCAAGCCCTCGACCCCGGTGGAGGAACCGGCCGACGCGTAG